The Fragaria vesca subsp. vesca linkage group LG2, FraVesHawaii_1.0, whole genome shotgun sequence genome includes a window with the following:
- the LOC101300974 gene encoding translation initiation factor eIF-2B subunit epsilon-like encodes MGAQKKGASRASEEPVELAHVPLQAILLADSFTTKFRPITLERPKVLLPLVNAPMISYTLAWLESAGVEEVFVFCCAHSKQIISYLDNSDWFSQPNFTVTTIESHDSVSAGDALRLIYERNVIHGDFVLISGDTVSNMSLTQVLQEHKERRKKDSNAVMTIVIKRSKPSQITHQSRLGTDELFMAIDPNTKQLLYYEDKADHAKGSIYLDKLLLADKSSISLHNDRQDCFIDICSPEVLSLFTDNFDYQHLRRHFLKGLLVDDIMGYKIFTHEIHSSYAARIDNFRSYDTISKDIIQRWTYPLVPDVKFFGDSSTKLERQGMYRASGIGQSRSAQIGPFTVIGNGTEIGDNSKISNSVIGEGCSIGSNVSIEGSYIWDNVTIEDGCKLRHAIVCDGVIIKSGAVLEPGVVLCFKVMIGHQFIVPSYSKVSLLQQPIKQDSDEELEYADNSTGIAEISPLTHALNISNGETANRQQETQCWPTSELGTGGAGYVWSVCEGGHDEEWRHSVAPIPAEKLAEVIQAAEDDLEFAQDGSSLPPSGELKLDSNDSDYDVDSRDDSYFENEVEATFVRAVDENIKVENVILEVNSLRLSYNKQTADCAGAIFYSMMKLALETSHSLAVDLVQATTKIEVIMKFEDMCLESAKEFSPVFEKILYQLYDQEVIQEEAILRWDDEKTYADESDKIFVKQAETFIHWLREASEEEDE; translated from the exons ATGGGCGCACAGAAGAAAGGCGCCTCTAGGGCTTCAGAAGAGCCTGTGGAATTGGCACACGTCCCTCTCCAAGCCATCCTCCTTGCCGATAGCTTCACCACCAAATTCCGACCCATCACACTCGAACGCCCCAAA GTGCTGTTGCCGTTGGTGAATGCGCCGATGATCAGTTACACCTTGGCATGGCTCGAGTCCGCCGGCGTTGAGGAGGTTTTTGTCTTCTGCTGTGCTCACTCCAAGCAGATCATCTCTTATTTGGACAACTCCGATTGGTTTTCTCAGCCTAACTTCACTGTCACCACTATTGAGTCTCATGATTCTGTCAGTGCCGGCGATGCTCTGCGCTTGATATATGAGCGCAATGTG ATACATGGAGATTTTGTCCTAATCAGTGGGGATACGGTGAGCAACATGTCGCTTACTCAGGTGCTTCAAGAGCATAAAGAGAGAAGAAAGAAAGATAGTAATGCTGTAATGACAATTGTTATTAAACGGTCAAAGCCTTCTCAAATCACTCACCAATCTCGACTGGGCACTGATGAGCTGTTTATGGCAATAGATCCCAACACAAAGCAGCTCTTATATTATGAGGACAAGGCAGACCATGCAAAAGGATCTATATATCTTGATAAGTTATTGCTTGCTGATAAATCTTCGATTTCTCTGCATAATGACAGACAG GATTGCTTCATTGACATCTGCTCTCCTGAAGTCCTCAGCCTTTTCACAGACAATTTTGACTATCAACATTTACGCCGTCATTTTTTAAAGGGATTGCTTGTTGATGAC ATTATGGGTTACAAAATATTCACACATGAAATTCACTCGTCATATGCAGCTAGGATAGACAACTTCAGAAGCTATGATACAATCAGTAAGGACATAATTCAGAGATGGACTTACCCATTGGTTCCAGATGTTAAGTTTTTCGGAGATTCTTCAACAAAGCTGGAAAGGCAGGGGATGTATCGAGCCTCAG GAATTGGGCAATCACGATCTGCACAGATTGGTCCTTTTACAGTCATTGGGAATGGCACAGAGATTGGGGACAACTCCAAAATTTCAAATTCTGTTATTGGAGAAGGGTGTTCTATTGGATCAAATGTTTCCATAGAAGGTTCTTATATATGGGATAATGTCACCATTGAAGATGGCTGCAAGCTAAGGCATGCTATAGTATGTGATGGAGTGATAATAAAGTCTGGGGCAGTTTTGGAACCGGGTGTAGTTTTGTGTTTCAAG GTTATGATAGGACATCAATTTATTGTCCCTTCATACTCAAAGGTATCGTTACTTCAACAACCAATAAAGCAAGATAGTGATGAGGAGCTAGAGTATGCTGACAATAGCACCGGGATTGCAGAAATTTCCC CTCTTACACATGCACTGAATATATCGAATGGGGAAACAGCAAACAGACAACAGGAGACTCAGTGTTGGCCTACATCTGAG CTTGGTACTGGTGGGGCTGGTTATGTTTGGTCAGTTTGTGAAGGAGGCCATGATGAAGAGTGGAGGCATTCAGTTGCTCCCATTCCTGCAGAGAAACTTGCTGAGGTGATACAAGCTGCAGAGGATGATCTGGAGTTTGCTCAAGATGGCAGCAGTCTCCCACCTTCGGGAGAGTTGAAACTTGATTCTAATGATTCTGATTATGATGTAGATTCTAGAGATGATTCCTACTTTGAAAATGAG GTTGAAGCAACCTTCGTAAGAGCTGTGGATGAAAATATTAAAGTAGAGAATGTCATCTTAGAAGTGAACTCACTGAG ATTGTCATACAACAAGCAAACTGCAGACTGTGCTGGAGCTATATTTTATTCAATGATGAAATTGGCATTAGAAACTTCACATAGTTTAGCAG TTGACTTGGTCCAAGCTACTACGAAG ATAGAAGTGATAATGAAATTTGAAGATATGTGTTTGGAGTCTGCAAAGGAGTTCTCCCCTGTGTTTGAAAAG ATACTCTATCAGCTGTATGACCAAGAAGTTATACAGGAAGAGGCTATTCTGAGGTGGGATGATGAAAAGACATATGCCGATGAATCAGACAAAATTTTTGTTAAGCAGGCTGAAACATTTATCCAT TGGTTGAGGGAGGCATCTGAAGAGGAGGACGAGTAA
- the LOC101301257 gene encoding uncharacterized protein LOC101301257, producing MASSSQHRCVFVGNIPYDATEEQLIEICQEVGPVVSFRLVIDRETGKPKGYGFCEYKDEETALSARRNLQGYEINGRQLRVDFAENDKGTDKNREQGRGGPGVTTNVDPQKQVGGPAVHGDPLHNQPIGLHIAITAAAVMAGALGGPQAVLQSNQNGLHNQSALANDPLTLHLAKMSRSQLTQIISEVKGMAVQNKELAQKLFLARPQLPKALFQAQIMLGMVTPQMLQMVNIRQASGQPSQSLFNQGQQVPSHAVQNIADLAPPAENRLQSGLMPKMQDSPFSSGPQNLLVHSQFPAPRQQNVQPRMQLPQHANHNVLQHATLLGQAGIPTLPPMHPQSSSGLSIRPQTQVASSSVLNQKMQPPLSQHPGQVGVSHLGHNTRIIHQNATVQESTLSRPFSDAIFQPGPSISKGVIQSMNKDADKSSRVVADSSESVTRPSKLMKLDDGRNTLLSAGGLNVSNANVLGVGLLPGKSVHKSSDVYSEKQISEPQIPPEVDSALLQQVLSLPPEKLSLLPPEQREEVIKLQQRFRQIQPS from the exons ATGGCCTCCTCTTCTCAGCACCGCTGCGTTTTCG TTGGGAATATACCGTATGATGCCACTGAGGAACAGCTTATAGAAATCTGCCAGGAGGTTGGGCCTGTTGTCTCTTTTAG GTTGGTTATTGATAGAGAGACTGGGAAACCAAAAGGTTATGGATTTTGTGAGTACAAGGATGAAGAGACAGCTTTAAGTGCTAGACGTAATCTTCAGGGTTACGAGATCAATGGTCGGCAATTGCGAGTTGATTTTGCTGAAAATGACAAAGGCACTGACAAAAATCGGGAACAG GGTCGCGGTGGACCTGGAGTGACCACAAATGTTG ACCCTCAAAAGCAAGTTGGAGGCCCAGCGGTTCATGGTGATCCTCTTCATAATCAGCCAATTGGTCTCCATATAGCAATAACTGCAGCAGCCGTTATGGCAGGAGCTCTAGGTGGTCCTCAGGCTGTTTTGCAGTCAAATCAAAATGGTTTGCATAATCAATCTGCATTAGCCAATGATCCTTTGACACTTCATCTAGCCAAAATGTCTAGGAGTCAATTGACTCAAATTATCTCGGAGGTCAAG GGAATGGCTGTACAAAACAAGGAACTAGCTCAGAAGCTATTTCTTGCAAGGCCTCAGTTGCCAAAAGCTCTGTTTCAG GCACAAATAATGCTTGGAATGGTGACCCCACAAATG TTGCAGATGGTAAATATCAGGCAAGCTTCAGGCCAGCCCTCACAGTCTCTATTCAATCAGGGCCAACAGGTTCCGTCACATGCTGTTCAAAATATTGCTGATCTAGCCCCTCCTGCTGAGAACAGGTTGCAGTCTGGGCTGATGCCCAAAATGCAGGACAGCCCCTTTTCTTCTGGGCCTCAAAATTTATTGGTTCATAGCCAGTTTCCTGCACCCCGACAACAAAACGTGCAGCCTCGAATGCAGCTTCCACAACATGCAAACCACAATGTTTTGCAACACGCCACACTGCTAGGGCAAGCTGGAATTCCAACACTTCCTCCCATGCACCCACAGTCCTCAAGCGGTTTGTCCATCCGACCACAAACTCAGGTTGCCAGTTCTTCCGTATTAAACCAGAAAATGCAACCTCCTTTGTCACAACACCCTGGTCAGGTCGGGGTTTCACATTTGGGACATAACACTCGTATAATTCATCAAAATGCTACTGTACAAGAGTCTACTTTATCTCGTCCTTTTTCCGATGCCATCTTTCAG CCTGGTCCCTCAATATCTAAGGGTGTCATACAGTCCATGAACAAGGATGCTGATAAGTCTTCTCGAGTGGTTGCTGATTCTTCAGAATCAGTCACTCGCCCTTCAAAACTAATGAAGTTGGACGATGGAAGGAACACCCTTTTGTCGGCAGGGGGTCTCAATGTTTCAAATGCTAATGTTCTTGGAGTGGGATTGTTGCCTGGAAAGAGTGTTCACAAATCATCAGATGTATACTCTGAGAAACAAATTTCTGAG CCTCAGATTCCACCTGAGGTGGACTCTGCTTTACTGCAACAAGTTTTGAGCCTGCCACCTGAAAAATTAAGCTTGTTGCCACCGGAACAGCGAGAAGAAGTCATTAAGCTGCAGCAGAGGTTTCGGCAAATTCAGCCATCTTAG
- the LOC101301547 gene encoding uncharacterized protein LOC101301547 → MVSEDGLVSAFCDGHFWQPGFRFHPTDEELVLYYLKRKICKKKLKLNVIAETDVYKWDPEELPGLSILKTGDRQWFFFSPRDRKYPNGGGRSNRATRHGYWKATGKDRNITCYNRSVGLKKTLVFYKGRAPTGERTDWVMHEYTLDEEELKRCQNVQEYYALYKVFKKSGPGPKNGEQYGAPFREEDWADDECPIINSSADRGISVEQIGEVVANYNAKPFGEVPLKQVEQITANGYANNNSEAHSTIDDLEEFMKQIADDAVLDLPQIDDLVHSLSQVVSEEETQSTVVDLYSSEVKCPQSHTTFDPSGQQGNEYASFDFTQSATSQTQLYEASEASASDVHKLESFTPILREEDFLEMDDLLGPEPTVSNTGNSGGNLQFNELDGFDLFQDPAMFFNEMCPMDQGNVSHQFMNSMGSNVVNQFDYQIQPAPLQINHQLNQESTQINNQLWVQNERRDFYTSTETTKGSGPPFTSGVVHDSSNHCPQENPNQNGNEAAGVTSQFSSALWSFVESIPTTPASASENALVSRAFERMSSFSRMRIIARSTNVPAGKDSETMRESWKRGFFFLPVLVALCAIFWVLMASLGQWGRCISS, encoded by the exons ATGGTCTCTGAGGACGGCTTGGTCTCCGCTTTCTGCGACGGCCACTTCTGGCAGCCCGGGTTTCGGTTCCACCCCACCGACGAGGAGCTCGTCCTCTACTATCTCAAACGGAAGATCTGTAAGAAGAAGCTCAAGCTCAACGTCATCGCCGAGACTGACGTCTACAAATGGGACCCCGAGGAGCTTCCTG GCTTGTCTATATTGAAAACTGGAGATAGGCAATGGTTCTTTTTCAGTCCGAGAGATCGCAAGTACCCTAATGGTGGGGGTAGATCAAACAGGGCAACCAGACATGGGTATTGGAAAGCAACTGGAAAAGATCGCAACATCACCTGTTATAACCGATCAGTTGGACTGAAGAAGACCTTAGTTTTCTATAAAGGCCGTGCACCTACTGGGGAGCGCACTGACTGGGTGATGCACGAGTATACCTTGGATGAGGAGGAGTTGAAGAGATGCCAGAATGTACAG GAATATTATGCTCTTTACAAGGTTTTCAAGAAAAGTGGACCTGGTCCTAAAAATGGTGAGCAATATGGGGCGCCATTTAGAGAAGAAGATTGGGCTGATGATGAATGCCCAATAATAAATAGCTCAGCTGATAGGGGAATCTCAGTTGAGCAAATTGGAGAGGTTGTTGCTAATTATAATGCAAAACCTTTTGGAGAAGTTCCATTGAAGCAAGTCGAACAGATTACTGCTAATGGTTATGCAAACAATAACAGTGAAGCCCATTCTACAATAGATGACTTGGAAGAGTTCATGAAACAGATTGCTGATGACGCTGTGCTTGACCTGCCACAGATTGATGATCTTGTTCACTCCCTATCTCAG GTTGTTAGTGAAGAAGAAACACAAAGTACTGTGGTGGATCTGTACTCTAGTGAAGTGAAGTGTCCACAATCACATACAACATTTGATCCAAGTGGTCAGCAGGGAAATGAATATGCAAGCTTTGACTTCACCCAGTCAGCTACTTCACAGACCCAACTGTACGAGGCATCTGAAGCATCTGCTTCTGACGTTCATAAACTGGAGTCTTTCACTCCCATACTACGTGAAGAGGATTTCCTGGAGATGGATGATCTTCTCGGTCCTGAACCTACTGTTTCAAACACTGGGAATTCTGGGGGTAACTTGCAGTTTAATGAGCTGGATGGATTTGACTTGTTTCAGGATCCAGCCATGTTTTTTAATGAGATGTGTCCCATGGATCAAGGCAATGTTTCTCATCAATTCATGAATTCAATGGGGAGTAATGTTGTGAACCAATTTGATTACCAGATACAACCAGCACCTCTACAGATCAACCATCAGCTGAATCAAGAGTCAACTCAGATTAACAATCAGCTATGGGTGCAGAATGAAAGGCGTGATTTTTATACTTCAACAGAAACAACAAAGGGGTCTGGACCTCCTTTCACCTCAG GTGTGGTACACGACTCGTCAAATCATTGTCCACAAGAAAATCCAAATCAAAATGGCAATGAAGCTGCCGGTGTTACTAGTCAGTTTTCTTCTGCCCTATGGTCTTTTGTGGAATCTATACCTACTACTCCTGCATCTGCATCGGAGAATGCCTTGGTGAGTCGGGCCTTTGAACGGATGTCTAGCTTTAGCAGGATGAGAATAATTGCGAGGAGCACAAATGTCCCTGCCGGTAAGGATTCTGAAACTATGAGGGAATCCTGGAAGAGGGGATTCTTCTTCCTTCCAGTTCTTGTGGCACTATGTGCTATTTTTTGGGTGTTGATGGCATCTCTCGGGCAATGGGGGAGATGCATCTCCTCATGA
- the LOC101301836 gene encoding sphinganine C(4)-monooxygenase 2-like, which translates to MVFWEGYVSDEAMGTFAPIVVYWLYAGIYQLLPPLDNYRLHTRREEDEKNSVPLPSVVRGVLLQQLAQATVAQGLFVLTLKANTSGITIQPSILVQIVQIVVAMLVMDTWQYFVHRYMHQNKFLYRHVHSQHHRLVVPYAIGALYNHPLEGLLLDTFGGALSFLVSGMTARTAVTFFCFAVIKTVDDHCGLWLPYNVFHTFFQNNTAYHDIHHQLQGLKYNYSQPFFPIWDKIFGTYMPYSLVKRPEGGFEAKAMKAAKD; encoded by the exons ATGGTGTTTTGGGAAGGGTATGTGAGTGATGAGGCAATGGGGACCTTTGCACCAATTGTGGTTTACTGGTTGTATGCTGGGATTTACCAGCTGTTGCCGCCTTTGGACAATTACCGGTTGCACACTCGAAGAGAGGAGGATGAGAAGAACTCGGTGCCCCTTCCCTCTGTCGTCCGGGGAGTATTGCTTCAACAGCTAGCTCAGGCTACTGTAGCTCAGGGGCTCTTTGTG TTAACTTTAAAGGCCAATACATCTGGTATCACAATTCAGCCGTCCATCCTTGTCCAGATTGTGCAGATTGTTGTTGCAATGCTAGTCATGGACACATGGCAATACTTTGTGCACCGCTACATGCATCAGAACAAGTTCTTGTATCGACATGTTCACTCTCAGCACCACAGACTTGTTGTTCCCTACGCAATTGGAGCCCTTTATAACCACCCACTTGAGGGTCTTTTGCTTGACACTTTTGGTGGGGCTCTCTCTTTTCTAGTCTCGGGAATGACTGCACGGACGGCTGTTACATTCTTCTGCTTTGCTGTGATTAAAACGGTAGATGATCACTGTGGACTTTGGTTGCCTTATAACGTCTTCCACACTTTCTTCCAGAACAATACTGCTTATCATGACATTCATCATCAACTTCAAGGCTTGAAGTATAACTATTCTCAGCCATTCTTCCCGATATGGGATAAGATTTTTGGAACTTACATGCCTTACAGTCTTGTAAAGAGACCTGAAGGGGGTTTTGAAGCGAAGGCAATGAAAGCAGCGAAAGACTAG
- the LOC101302127 gene encoding uncharacterized protein LOC101302127: MSLALVQGYSSSEDEEQEPQHGLHYHNSSSSEDDGDESKPAASSSILEPSRPTSSNASALPSASDVFSEISGPPAFLNNCVQEYAPQQVRHASRHNKHRKDKKHLPAGAVVESKANLVGIHERVRSDLDGKQPRSLADTSTNEGGKRVATVTNPSAEDAAALLRMCLQCGIPKTYSNARGMVCPTCGDRPADATDDSKKKGSTIKDKEKNKRMKGQSSHATWKSETEMQLRQQFD; this comes from the exons ATGAGCTTAGCACTCGTCCAGGGCTATTCTTCCTCTGAAGACGAAGAACAAGAGCCCCAACATGGCCTCCATTACCATAACTCCTCCTCCTCCGAAGACGACGGCGACGAGAGCAAACCCGCAGCGTCCTCCTCCATTTTGGAGCCTTCCCGACCCACGTCCTCCAACGCCTCCGCCCTCCCGTCTGCTTCCGACGTCTTCTCCGAG ATTTCGGGACCCCCAGCTTTTTTGAACAACTGCGTCCAAGAATACGCTCCCCAGCAAGTGCGGCATGCTTCCCGTCACAACAAACACCGCAAGGACAAGAAACACTTGCCTGCTG GTGCAGTAGTGGAGTCCAAAGCTAATTTAGTTGGAATCCATGAACGAGTAAGAAGTGATCTTGATGGTAAGCAACCTCGATCTTTAGCTGATACAAGCACAAATGAAGGAGGTAAGCGTGTGGCAACTGTAACAAATCCCAGTGCAGAGGATGCTGCAGCGCTTCTCAG GATGTGCTTGCAGTGTGGAATTCCCAAGACCTATTCCAATGCACGCGGAATGGTCTGCCCAACATGTGGTGATCGTCCTGCAGACGCAACTGACGACTCCAAGAAGAAGGGGTCTACAATCAAAGATAAGGAGAAAAACAAGAGGATGAAAGGCCAGTCATCTCATGCTACATGGAAAAGTGAAACTGAAATGCAGCTTCGACAGCAATTTGATTAG